In the genome of Nocardioides sp. NBC_00368, the window CGTGACCGAGCCGGGAGGCGAGCGCGTCCCAGATCTGGTCGTCGGACCAGGTTGCCGGGTCGGTGCCGTTCGGCACCTGGAGGTAGAACCGGGAGACGCTCTCCGAGCGCATCGAGTGCAGCGCGAAGCCGTCGGGGTGCCAGGCGTAGATCAGCTCGTCGGTCGAGGGCGCGACGTCGGCGAGGATGCCGAACCAGCTGTAGGGATAGGTGCGGTCCCAGCTCTCGCGGGCCGGGATCGCGGCGCGGCTGGGGCCGAAGGATCCGTCGCAGCCGACGATCACGTCGGCTCGGATCCGCCGCGCGACCCCGTCGGGGTCGGTGAAGGTGACCGAGGGCTGGTCGGACTCGATGTCGTGCAACGCGGTGTCTGCGACCTCGTAGTGGACGACCTGCCCGGCGGCCCTGCGTGCATCGATCAGGTCCTTCTGCACCTCGGTCTGGCCGTAGACGTAGACCGCCCGACCGACCAGGTCGACGAAGTCGAGGTGGTGACGCTCCTCGGGCCACTGCAGGTAGATCCCGCGATGCTTGTCGGCCTCGCGGGCCAGTCGGTCGCCGAGGCCGACCTCGGTGAGCACGTCGACGCTCGACTGCTCCAGGATGCCGGCGCGGATCCGGGCCGCGACGTACTCCTCCGACCGGGTCTCCACCACGACCGAGTCGACCCCGTCGGCGGCGAGGAGATGGCTCAGCAGCATCCCTGCGGGGCCGGCGCCGACGATCACAACCTGCGTACGTTCATCTGCCATGGGGCCGAGTCAACTCCTGTCCGAGTGATCGTCGCCACCGCCGCTTTCCGTTGAGTGGAAACCGGAACCCTCGACGGATTCTCAAATGGTGCGGACGGGCTCTTGTGTCCGCGCCGGTGCGTCCCTACCGTCGAGGCAACTCAATTGTGACCCGAGTCACAACCTATGAAGGAGCGCCCTGATGCCCGACGTCCTCGCCGACCGCGCCGCCCTCGAGTCCCAGATCGGCGACCAGACCATGGTCGACGTGCTTGCCAAGGTGGTCGCCGAGCGCGGCGCCGAGCCGGCCTTCTCCGACCGGCACACCGTCGACGGCACGGGCTGGCGCACCCTGACCTGGGGCGAGCTGCACCAGCGCGCCCGCGGGCTGGCCGCCGCCTACATCAAGGCCGGTCTCCAGCCGGGAGAGTCGGTCGCGATCATGGCCGCCAACCGCATCGAGCACATCCTCGCCGACCTGGCGGCCGTGCTCGCGGGAGGTGTGCCGATCAGCATCTACAACACCCTCGCGCCCGACCAGGTGGGCTACGTCGCCGAGCACGCGGACCCGCGGATCGTGGTGCTGGAGACCGACGACCACGTCGCCCGCTGGGCGCTCGGGCTGAAGCGGGAGGAGATCCTCCGCGTCGTCACCATAGACACCGCGGTGGCCGACGACCCGCGGGCGGTCGCCTGGGACGACTTCGTCGCCTCCGGGGCGGCGGCGCTCGACGGAGTCGACGGGGTCGGCGAGGAGCTGGACGCGCGCAGCGCGGCGGTGACCCCGGACGACACCGTCACGATGCTCTACACCTCGGGCACCACCGGGCAGCCCAAGGGCGTGGTGCTCACCCACCGCAACATCGTCTTCGAGACCACCAGCTCGCTGTCGACCTCGGGGATCGAGGAGCCGGGGATCCTGGTCTCCTACCTGCCGTTCGCGCACATCGCCGAGCGGGTGCTCAGCCTCTACATCCCGCAGTTCAACGGCGGCCACGTCTATCTCATCCAGGACCCCACGCTGCTGCTCAGCACGCTGCAGGAGGTGCACCCGACCAGCTTCTTCGGGGTCCCGCGGGTGTGGGAGAAGATCCGCACCGGCGTCACCGCCCTGCTCGCCGCCGAGACCGACGACGCCAAGCGGGAGGCCGTGGAGAAGGCGATGGCGGTCGGCCTGGCCTACGTCGAGTCGCAGCAGACCGGGCAGACCACCTCGCCCGAGCTGCAGGCTCAGTTCGAGCAGGCGGACGCCGCGGTCCTCTCGACCATGCGTGCCCTGCTCGGGCTCGACAAGGTCGAGTGGGCGGCGAGCGCGGCCGCGCCGATGCCGCTCGAGGTCGCGAAGTTCTTCGCCGGGCTGGGGATCAAGGTCTACGACGTCTACGGGATGACCGAGACCACCGGTGCCGCGACCGCCAACGGGCCCGACGGCTTCCGGCTCGGCACGGTCGGCCGGGCTCATCCCGGGATCGAGGTGCGCATCGCACAGGACGGCGAGATCCTGTTCCGCGGTCCCATCACGACCCCCGGCTACGTACGTCGGCCGGAGGCGACGGCAGCGCTCCTCGACGACGACGGCTGGCTGCACACCGGCGATATCGGCTCGCTCGACGAGGACGGCTTCCTCAGCGTCGTCGACCGCAAGAAGGAGATGATCATCAACTCCGCGGGCAAGAACATCGCCCCGTCCAACATCGAGAACCTCCTCAAGGAGAGCCCGCTGGTCGGCCACGCGATGGTGGTCGGTGACGGCCGTTCGTACGTCGTCGCCGTGCTCACCCTCGACGGCGAGATCGCTCCAGTGGTCGCTCAGAAGCTCGGCGTCGAGGCCGGCTCGCTCGCCGAGCTGGCTCAGCACCCGGTCATCCGGGGCGCGGTGGGTCAGGCGGTCGAGGCGGCCAACGCCCGGCTGTCGCGGCCCGAGCAGGTCAAGGCCTTCGAGCTGCTCGGCGAGGAGTGGACCGCCGAGTCCGAGGAGCTCACCCCGACCCTGAAGCTCAAGCGGCGCGTGGTGAGCAAGAAGTACGCCGACATCATCGACGGGCTCTACGCCGCGGAGCAGTAAGGGTTGGCGTCCGGATCCTGACGCCGCCCTCTCGTCCTCAGGATCCGCCCGGTAACGTCGAGATCGACTTGTTCGGGCGGGTCAGGAGGTCTGCAATGCGTTGCTTCATCGTCGTCAAGGAGCGCAGCGACGCCGAGAGATGGGACTGGGTTCTGGCCGGTCCCGGGCTGCACGCGGCCGGATCGCTGGGAGCCCGCGGGACCGAGGACGCGATCATCGCGGCGGTCGGGGCTGCGTACGACTCCCTCATCCGGCTCGCTCCGGTGCAGATCGTGGTCGCGCTGCCGTCCAACTCGCGGTTCTGGATGCTGACCGACGAGATCGCGGACGCCTATCCAGGGGTCACCGTGGTGCCGTTCGTCGAGGACGACGCGGACATCCGTGCCGAGGCCGTGGAGGCGCTCGCGGTCCATCGGGCCGGCCCGCTGCCGCCGCTGGTGGTGGCGACCGACGGCTCGGCGCATCGCGGGTTCATCGGGTGGGGATGGCTCGCCGGTGACGGCCAGCACGGCTTCGGGCGGCAGGTGCCCAACGCCCGGATCCGGGACCCGCACTCACTGGTGGTGCTGGCCGAGCTGCAGGCGATCGCGGAGGCGGTGCGGGCGCTGCCGCGGCGCACGCTGACCATCCGGACCGACTCGCGCGTCGCGCTCGCGCTGATCGAGGACTGGCTGCGCGGCGAGGAGTCGATGCCGAAGGGCTACGAGACCGAGCACCGCGCCGAGCTCGCCGGCCTGACCCGGATGCACGACGAGCTCTGTCGCGAGTCCGAGCGGCTCTCGTTCGAGTGGGTACGCGGCCATGTCGGCGAGGCGCTCAACGAGGGCGCCGACTCGCTGGCGAAGCTGGCTCGGCGCTTCGCCGAGGGCACCTGGGGGCTGACCGCCGACGAGATCCCCGGCAGGGCGCGGGCGATCGCGGAGACCTTCGCCGCACCGTTGGCCTCCGGGTCCGCCTCGGCCGGGTAGGTTCGCCCGGTGTGAATCCTCCGACGGTCACCATCGCCCCGGACGAGCCCGCGCAGATCCGCGCGCGGCTCGATGCGCTGGGCCTGGACGGCATCTTCGACGTACACACCCACTTCCTGCCCCAGCGGATGCTCGACAAGGTGTGGGCCTACTTCGACTCGGCCGGTCCGCTGACCGGCCGGGCGTGGCCGATCGCCTATCGGCACTCCGAGGAGGAGCGGCTCCGGGTGCTGCGAGACCTCGGCGTACGTCGCTTCTCGGCGCTCACCTATCCGCACAAGCCCGGGATGGCGGCGTGGCTGAACGAGTGGGGCGCGGAGTTCGCGGCGGACAAGCCGGACTGCCTGCAGTCGGCGACGTTCTACCCGGAACCGGGTGCCGGGGACTACGTACGGGAGGCGGTCGAGGCCGGCGCGCAGATCTTCAAGGCACACGTCCAGGTCGGTGACTACGACCCCAACTCGCCGCTCCTGGACCCGGTCTGGGAGGCGCTGTCGGAGTCGCGTACGCCGCTGGTGATCCACTCCGGCCACGGGCCCGCTCCGGGGCGGTTCACCGGTCCGGCCGGGATGGAGGCGCTGCTCGGCCGCTTTCCCGATCTGGCGCTGATCGTCGCTCACATGGGTCTGCCGGACTATGCGCGGTTCCTCGACCTCGCGGAGAAGTACGACGGGGTGCACCTGGACACGACGATGGCGTTCACCGCGTTCACCGAGGCTTCGACGCCGTTCCCGGCCGAGGATCTGCCGCGGCTGAAGGCGCTGGGGGAGCGGGTGCTGTTCGGGAGCGACTTCCCGAACATCCCCTATCCCTACCTCGAGGCAGTCGACGGAGTGCTCGGCCTCGGGCTCGGGGACGAATGGGCGCGCGGGGTGCTCTACGAGAACGCCGCGCGACTCTTCGGACCGCCCTCGGGCCGCTAGGCGACCGCCGTCTCGTCGTAGCTGTCGGTGAGGATCTGGACGATGTCGGGGACGCCGAGGGCGAGCCGGTTGAACCGGGGCGACTCGGCAGCGACGACCAGGTGCTTGGCGAGCTCGATCTCGTCGCGGGCCCACGGGATCAGCCCGGCGCGGTCCAGGTTGGCCGAGTTGGCCGCCCCGTGGCCGGAGATCGAGCGGTAGGTGATCACCGGGGTGCCCGAGGCCAGGGCCTCGAGCGAGGTGAAGCCGCCGGCGTTCTGGACGACGCAGTCGCTGGTCGCCATCAGGGCGCGTACGTCGGTGCGCCAGCCGAGCGCCACCACGCCGGGGATCCGCTCCAGACGGCGCTTGAGACAGGGGTCGGTCGCGCAGAGGACGATCGGGGTCATGTCGCTGTGCTCGAGGATGTCGAGGGCGGTCTGCTCGAGTGCGCCGGCGCCCAGCGAGCCACCGGTGACCAGCGCCCGCGGGCCCGTCAGGTGGAGGTCGGCCAGCGGGTCGGGGAAGACCTGCCCCGGGACGTACGCCGCCCCCGGTGGGACGAGCGGCTGGACCACCGCCGCGTTGCCGCCGAGCATGCGCGCCTCGCGGGCGGCGACCTCGTGGATGGCGAGGTTGAGGTCGATGCCGGGGTTGATCCACAGCGCGGGGACCGCGGCGTCGGTGAGGTAGGTGACGGCGGGAACGGTGAGCTGCCCGATGGTGCGCAGGTGGCCGATGACCTGGGAGCAGAACGGGTGGGTGGAGATGACCAGGTCCGCGCCATGCATGGCCTCGGTGATCTTGCGCGTGGAGAGCCGGAGGAAGCGGTTGAAAGGCTTGTGGAGCGGACGTCCCGGCATGACCAGGCTCATCGTGGTGCCCCAGGAGTCGGGGCTGACCTGGAGCTGCATCTTGTAGCCGACCTTCAGACTGTGCCCGAGCCGCCAGGGCATCAGGTCGACGAAGTCGAAGATCTCGACGTCGCATCCGGCCTCTCCGAGCGTTCGGGAGATCTCCCGGGAGGCCGAGTTGTGGCCGGCGCCGTAGCTCGCCGAGATGATCGCCACGCGAGGTGTCGCGCCTGGCCCGAGGTGGAGGAGGGGCCTGAGCCGCTCCGAGTCGATGGACATGCGCCGGATTCTGTACGCACGGTGTGACGTTGTGGTGAACGGGGGCACCCTGGCGCGTCACTCTTCACCATCGGTTCGCCTCCCCGAACCTGCGGGCGTTCTAAGGTTCATCCTGTGATCACGGCCCGAGCACTGCGCACCCGTGCGCGGTCGGCGGTGGCCGAGCTGGGCGGCGGCCCCTCGGCGGTGGCCGCCGTGATGCGCCGGGTCGTGGCGGCGTTCGCGGAGGCGCGGGGCGTGGTGCTCACCGACGCGGCTCTGGACGAGGCAGGGATGCTGTCTGTCACAGATGGTTCGCCACCGGATCATCTGCTGTCGGACCATCTTTTCCCGGACGGGACGGGAGCGGACGATCTGGTCCTGGAGGAGATCGGCTACGTCTACGAGGCGCTGCTCGAGGACTCCTCCCGGCGCGACAACGGCGCCCACTACACCCCGCCCGAGCTCGCCGACGAGGTCGTCGCGCACACCCTGGCGCCGATCGCCGCCCCCGATGCGACCGTCGTCGACATCGCCGCCGGGACCGGCGTCTTCCTCCTCGCCTCCGCCCGCTACCTGGCGGCGTCGTGCCAGGTGCCGATGGCCGAGGTCGTCGGCCGATGTCTCTACGGTGCCGACATCGACCCGGTCGCGGTCGACATCGCGAAGCTGTCGCTCTGGCTGCTCTGCGAGGACCCCTCGCTGCCGTTGACCTTCCTCGACGACCGGATCCTGTGCGGCAACTCGCTGGTCGGGCTCGTCGACGCCGAGGGGCTGCCGGCCGGCCTCGCCGACCCGACGGCCTACGCCGACGCGATGGTCGCGGTCGCGCTGCCGCTGGGCGGCCGACCGGGGAAACGGCTGGAGGAGGCGTACGCCACGCTGGGCCGCGCCCGGCGCCTGCCCGTTCCCGCGGTCCGGCCGATCCACTGGGCGCTGGTCGCGCCCGAGGTGATGGCGCGCGGCGGCTTCGACGCGGTGGTCGGCAACCCGCCCTACCTCGGGGTGAAGCGGGTCCGCGACGCGATCGGCCAGCAGCTGCGTGACTATCTCGCGCACACGCTCGCCGCCGGCACGACGCGGCGGGCCGACTACGTCATCTACTTCCTGCTCCGCGCCGCTGCGCTCAGCCGAGGTGAGATCGGCCTGATCACGACCGACTCGATCAGCGAGGGTGACACCGCGCGGTTCGGGCTCGGCGCGCTGCTCGACCGCGGCTGGCAGGTCGCTCGGGCGGAGCGGTCGGCCCCGTGGCCGACGGCAGGCGTGCGGTTCGCGAAGATCTGGCTCACCACCCGGCCGCTCGACAGCGCGTGGCTCGACGGCCGCTCGGTCCCCGCGATCACCGGGACGCTCGAGGACGGCTTCTCGCTCCCGGAGCCGGCGCGGCTGGACCTCGACGTCCCGCTGCCGCACGGCTACCAGGGCACCATCGTGCTCGGGCGCTCGCTGGTGCTGACCCCGTCCGACGCGCAGAAGCTCGGCGGCGGCCCCCTCGGCCACACCGTGCGGCCGTATCTGAGCGGCGAGGACCTGGTCACTCCGTGCGGCTCAACGGCCTCCCGCTTCGTGCTCGACCTCGGCAAGCTCGGCCTCGAGGAGCTCGCCGAGGACCGCGCGCTCGCGCGCCTGGTGCGGTCCAAGGTGCGGGCCGAGCGCCGCCGCCACTTCGTGAAGTACCCCCAGCTGAAGGAGCGCTGGTGGGGCTTCCTCAGCCCGGTCGACGAGCTCTACCGCGACGCCGCCGGGCTGTCGCACGTCATCGCGTTCAGCAAGCACAGCAAGCACCTGTGGCCGGTGCTGGTCGGTGCCGACCACGTGTTCTCCAACGGACTGGTCGTCTACCCGACGCAGGACGCGGCTGCGTACGCCTTCCTGGCCTCCGACCTCCACCGCGTCTGGGCGATGCGCGCCGGCGGCACCATGCTCAACACCGCCTACCGCTACAACCCCTCGCGCCTGCGTGCCACCTACCCGTTCCCGGTCGATCTCGCGCCGCTCCGCCCGGCCGGCGAGGCGCTCCTGGCGGCTCTGGACCGGGTCGGCATCGAGCGCCGGCTCGGCATCACCGGCGTACTCAACCTCGTCGGCGACCCCGGCGCCCATGACCCCGCCACCATCGACCTCCGGCAGGCCATCACCGACGTCAACCACGCCACCGCCCGCCTGCACGGCATCGACGAGTCCCTGGCCACCCCCGACCTGACCCCGTCCGGCTTCGGCCTCACTCCGATCCGCCAGCGAGCCCTCATGGCCGAGCTCGTCGCCCAGAACCTAGCCCTCGCCGAATCTGCAGAATTGGCGGCCGAGAAGTGAGTCCTGGTGGCCGAGAACGTAGAAGTGGGCGACGAAACTACAGTTTCGTCGCCCACAAGTGCGGACTCGGCCACCAGAACTGCAGTTTCGGCGGAGCTAGACCGGGGTCGCGGGCCCACCCTCGACAGGAGCGGTGAAGTCGACGGTGCGCTTGGCGTTGGCGAGGGCGGTGACGGTGGCGGTGCCGATGGTGCCCTCGCGGTCGAAGACCTCGGCGGTGCCGACGGAGATGCCCTCGTGGGCGACGTGGTCGATGGTGGCGAGGCCGACCTCCATGCCGGCGGGGCGGCGGGCGAGGGCGAGGGAGATGTCGGTGTTGATCCACTCGACGCCGTTGCTGCCCCAGTTGGTGACCATCGAGGTGGCGTCGGCGATGGAGGCCACGGTCTGGAACGGGGTCATCGGCTCGCCGGCGACGGTCGGGACCGCGACCTGCCAGGTGACGTGGCGCCCGGAGTTCTGGTGCTTGCCGAAGTCGTCGGACCAGGGGTTGTCGGAGACGAAGAAGGGTACGTGGGGTTCCGAGGTCGGCGGTGCCACCGAGAGCGGCGGGGGAGTGGCGCGCTCGGTCGCCGACCAGACCTCCCCGGCCGGGTTCTCCCCGGCGAGCAGGTAGGTGCAGGTCGCCCGCGCGACGACCTGTTCCGAGCCGTCCCCGGACGACTGGACCATCTCGGCGTCGAGCAGCGCGATGCGGGGGCCGTTGCGTACGACGCTCGTCCGGATCCTCGTCGAGACCATCCGCGGCGGCCGGAACAGGTCGACGTGATAGCGCGCCGGCACCAGTTCGGAGGCGCGGCCGAGGTCCTCGATCTGGTCCTCGAGGCCGCGGGCGATCAGGCCGCTGGCGGCCACTCCGTGCATGTGGTCGTCGGCCCACATGCTGCGAGCCATCAGCGTAGGCTCGAAGCCGTCATCGGTGCGCCGGAAGAATGCGAGATCCATGCGGACATTCTAGAACGTGTCCTAACTTCGGATTCAGTTGTGAAAACCGGCAAATAGTAACGGTTCCGTCATTACAAGTGGCCTAAAACCACGTACCATCGCACCCAAAGCAGCCCCGATCGAAGAGGACGACGATGAGCACCACGCCTCCGTACCAGGTGACCGACCCCGCCACGGGTGAAGTGATCGAGACCTTCCCGTTCGCCACCGACGCCGAGGTGGAGGAGGCGCTGGAGCGGTCCATGAAGGCGTACGCAGCCTGGCGCTCGACCCCGATCGAGGAGCGCTCCGCGATCGTGAAGCGCGCGGCGGACCTCTTCACCGAGCGCGCCGCGGAGCTCGGCGCGATCATCCGCACCGAGATGGGCAAGAAGACCTCCTCGGGCGCGGGCGAGGCCGAGTTCTCGGGCGAGATCACCGCCTACTACGCCGACCACGGCCCCGAGCTGCTCGCCGAGACCGACCTGCCCGGCCACGAGGGCAAGGCGGTCATCCAGCGCCTCCCGCTCGGCCCGGTCCTCGGCGTGATGCCCTGGAACTACCCCTACTACCAGGTCGCCCGCTTCGCCGCTCCCAACCTGGTCGCCGGCAACACCGTCATCCTCAAGCACGCCGAGAACTGCCCGCGCTCCTCGGCCGCGATCGCGAAGATCTTCGAGGACGCCGGTCTTCCCGCGGGCGTCTACCAGAACCTCTACGCCACCCACGAGCAGATCGCCACGATGATCGCCGACCCGCGGGTGCGCGCCGTGTCCCTGACCGGCTCCGAGCGCGCCGGCACCGCGGTCGCGGAGGCCGCCGGCCGCAACCTGAAGAAGGTCGTCCTGGAGCTGGGCGGGTCTGACCCATACATCATCCTCGACTCCGACGACATCGACGAGGCCGCCGAGACCGCCTGGGCGACCCGGATGGAGAACGTCGGCCAGGTCTGCAACGGCAACAAGCGGATGATCGTCAACGAGGGCGTCTACGACGACTTCGTCGCGGCCCTCACCAAGCGCGCCGCCGCGATGAAGCCGCTCGAGGGCGAGGACGGCGACGACACCGTCTACTCCCCGCTGGTGGCCCGCAAGGCCGCAGAGGCGCTGCGCGCGCAGATCCAGGATGCGGTCGACAAGGGCGCCACGCTGCACGCCGGCGGCGAGATCTCCGACGGGCCCGACGCGTTCTTCGCTCCTGCCGTCCTCACCGACGTCACGCCGGAGATGCGCGCCTACACCGAGGAGCTCTTCGGCCCGGTCGCCGTGGTCTACAAGGTGAGCACGGACGAGGAGGCCGTCGAGCTGGCCAACGCGGTCGAGTACGGCCTCGGCGGTGCCGTCTTCTCCACCGACGAGGCCCGCGCGATCGCCGTCGCCCAGCAGCTCGACGTCGGCATGGCCAACGTCAACACCCCGGCCGGCGAGGGTGCCGACGTCCCCTTCGGCGGCACCAAGCGCTCCGGTTTCGGACGTGAGCTCGGTCCGCTCGGGATCGACGAGTTCCTCAACAAGCGCCTGTTCTACGTCGAGCGCTGAGCTGGGCTGAGCACACCTGAGCGGTCGCGCCGGACTCTGCGAGAATCCTGTGCGTGGCTGAGAAGGTGACCTTCAAGAGTACGTCCGGACCCATGCTGGCCGGTCTCATCGACCTGCCCGAGGGTGAGGTGCGTGGCTGGGGAGTGTTCAGCCACGGCTTCACCCTCGGGAAGGACTCTCCGGCCGCCGCGCGGATCTGCAAGCAGCTGGCCGCCGAGGGCATCGGGATGCTGCGCTTCGACAACCTCGGGCTGGGTGACTCCGAGGGCGACTGGGGCGACGGCTCCTTCACCCACAAGGTCGCCGACACCGTCGAGGCCACCCGCTTCATGGCCGAGCGCGGCACCCGTGCCGAGCTGCTCGTCGGCCACTCCTTCGGCGGCGCCGCGGTTCTGGCCGCGGCCAACGAGTCGATCGGGGTCGACGCCGTGGCCACCGTCGGTGCCCCGTTCCAGCCGGCCCACGTCGAGCACAACTACGACGCCGTGCTCTCCCGGGTCATGGAGGAGGGCGAGTCGCCGTGGATGGCGGGCGGCAAGTCGCTGACCCTGCGCAAGGCCTTCGTCCATGACGTACGCCGCGCCGACCTGCGCCACAAGATCATGCAGCTCAAGAAGCCGCTCCTGGTCATGCACAGCCCCACCGACACCACGGTCGGCATCGAGAACGCCTCCGACATCTTCAACACCGCCCGCCACCCGCGCTCCTTCGTGGCGCTCGAGGGCTCCGACCACCTCCTCACCAAGCGGGGCCAGGCCCAGCGCGCCGCCCGGATCATCTCGGCCTGGGCGGATCAGTACCTGAACGACTGAGTCGTAGCGCCGGACCGGGGCCGGCCTCGGATAGGTTCTGCTCATCAGGAGGCGACACCGTCGCCGATCGACGCGGAGGGCAGATGAGCAACAAGCCGAAGTTCCCGGTCAAGGAGCTGATCAAGGCAGGTCCGGCGGCACCGCAGGTGCTGGTCGGGCACATGGTGGCCACCCAGGGTCCGGAGATCGCCAGGAAGGTGGCCGCGGACCGCGAGGAGCCGGGCTTCGACCCCGAGGCGTACGTCGACGAGCTGATCAGGAAGCACCGCTGGCTCGCCCGGCTGCAGGGTGCCGGCGGCGGCGCGATGATCGCAGTCGCCGAGGTGCCGGCCCTCATCGGAGGCCCTGCTGCGGTCGTCGCGGCGGCCGGAACGGCCATCCTCGGAGACCTGGTCGCGCTGGCGTGGATCGAGCAGCGCATGGTGATGCACATCGCCGCCGCGTACGGGCACGATCTGAAGGATCCCGACCGGATCGACGAGTTCCTCAGGCTGGCCGGGGTGGATCTGCTCTTCGACGGCGGTGGCAGCGCGGCGGGTGCGGCAGGCAGCCGGTTCGGAGTCCGCGCCGCCTCCCAGTGGGCGGCGAGGAAGACCGTCCAGGCCACCAGGTCGATGGCGCAGCTCGTCGGTGCCCGGGTGGCCCGGCGTGTCGTGCTGCGCGGCATCCCGGTGCTCAACATCCCGCTCGGCGTGGTGCTCTCGGACACCGCCACCAAGCGGCTCGGTCGGCGCGCACGCGAGTTCTACCGGGCGCGTCCGCGGTCTGCCTGACACGCATGTTTGATCAATTGACAGAAAACACCGAACGAGACTTCCACTTACCGGTGTGGGTGGGGTTACACTCGCTGCAAGCGCCCGGCTCGTGGACGTTCGTCGTGGGGACCGAACGAGTCACTGCCCGGTCGATGAGGCGCCGATCTCGCGTATCCGCTGTTTGTACGCGGTCGTCAGTCGTCAGCCATCGACCTGCGCGAGCCCTGGGAGGGCGACCGGCCGATGAGGGTCGGCATTTGGACATGCCACTCACCCGTGCGTGGCCCAAGGAGGATTCAGTTGGCTCAGGGAGCCGCTACCCGGCGCAACAACCGGTCCGGCCGTTCGCGTAGCAACGGCAATACCGGCAGGTCCGGGCAGAACGGTCGCCGCAAGGGCGTCCACAAGGACAACGAGGGCATCATCCCGGTGCTCGCCCAGGTCGTCCGCGAGGTCGAGTCGGCCGTGCAGCGCCGCTCGGCGATGCCCGACGTACGCACCAAGTTCCAGGTCGTCGCGCTGCTCGCCCGAGACGAGCGCCACCGCGTGCTCGAGGACGAGACCCTCAACGACGGACGCCGAGCCGAGCAGCTCAAGCGTCTGGACGGGATCGCCACGATCCTGGCCAAGACGGCGACCATGGACTCGCGTCTGTTCGAGCTCCTGGCCGAGGACGCCGAGATCTCCGAGGCCGCGCTCGACCTCAAGCACGAGCTGATGGCCCGCGGTGGCGTCGACGTGCCCGAGGACGAGGAGGAGGACGAGGACGAGACCCCCGCCGTCGTCGTCCCCGACAAGCGCGTGGTGCCGAC includes:
- a CDS encoding acyl-CoA thioesterase domain-containing protein, with translation MDLAFFRRTDDGFEPTLMARSMWADDHMHGVAASGLIARGLEDQIEDLGRASELVPARYHVDLFRPPRMVSTRIRTSVVRNGPRIALLDAEMVQSSGDGSEQVVARATCTYLLAGENPAGEVWSATERATPPPLSVAPPTSEPHVPFFVSDNPWSDDFGKHQNSGRHVTWQVAVPTVAGEPMTPFQTVASIADATSMVTNWGSNGVEWINTDISLALARRPAGMEVGLATIDHVAHEGISVGTAEVFDREGTIGTATVTALANAKRTVDFTAPVEGGPATPV
- a CDS encoding NAD-dependent succinate-semialdehyde dehydrogenase → MSTTPPYQVTDPATGEVIETFPFATDAEVEEALERSMKAYAAWRSTPIEERSAIVKRAADLFTERAAELGAIIRTEMGKKTSSGAGEAEFSGEITAYYADHGPELLAETDLPGHEGKAVIQRLPLGPVLGVMPWNYPYYQVARFAAPNLVAGNTVILKHAENCPRSSAAIAKIFEDAGLPAGVYQNLYATHEQIATMIADPRVRAVSLTGSERAGTAVAEAAGRNLKKVVLELGGSDPYIILDSDDIDEAAETAWATRMENVGQVCNGNKRMIVNEGVYDDFVAALTKRAAAMKPLEGEDGDDTVYSPLVARKAAEALRAQIQDAVDKGATLHAGGEISDGPDAFFAPAVLTDVTPEMRAYTEELFGPVAVVYKVSTDEEAVELANAVEYGLGGAVFSTDEARAIAVAQQLDVGMANVNTPAGEGADVPFGGTKRSGFGRELGPLGIDEFLNKRLFYVER
- a CDS encoding alpha/beta hydrolase family protein encodes the protein MAEKVTFKSTSGPMLAGLIDLPEGEVRGWGVFSHGFTLGKDSPAAARICKQLAAEGIGMLRFDNLGLGDSEGDWGDGSFTHKVADTVEATRFMAERGTRAELLVGHSFGGAAVLAAANESIGVDAVATVGAPFQPAHVEHNYDAVLSRVMEEGESPWMAGGKSLTLRKAFVHDVRRADLRHKIMQLKKPLLVMHSPTDTTVGIENASDIFNTARHPRSFVALEGSDHLLTKRGQAQRAARIISAWADQYLND